One part of the Schistocerca cancellata isolate TAMUIC-IGC-003103 chromosome 12, iqSchCanc2.1, whole genome shotgun sequence genome encodes these proteins:
- the LOC126109485 gene encoding WAS/WASL-interacting protein family member 1-like, producing the protein MSFKRPVFAASVLIPTRELIPTRELVTLLVTPPLPALALRQSWGIPQRDSLARVAAMGFFGTGLSSRRPVCRLAEGADTGLRLSGGGAGGGGGGGDTRGGEEGRRAAWGPTRVLPGSRAFSPALMSSVARGKNKAPEWTRRPAADRRAYITRPAGSTPAAPAREVHRSFLNTSARRRVNSFEAVPAPLLLETEVINGRFLPRPVTSCTCAATAAPAAAPNPRPPPSCLGPDIPRPPRTTVATCARSGVRPDVNGPRLENISRLGQFLEGLEPPPPVS; encoded by the exons ATGAGCTTCAAACGACCTGTGTTTGCGGCGTCCGTGTTAATTCCAACACGGGAGTTAATTCCAACACGGGAGTTGGTAACCCTGCTAGTGACGCCACCGCTGCCCGCTCTCGCGCTGCGACAGAGCTGGGGGATTCCCCAGAGAGACTCCTTGGCGCGAGTGGCGGCAATGGGCTTCTTTGGCACAGGGCTTTCTTCCAGGA GGCCCGTTTGTCGTCTCGCCGAGGGAGCCGACACGGGTTTGCGGTTGTCCGGGGGcggcgcgggcggcggcggcggcggcggagacaCCCGAGGAGGAGAAGAAGGGCGGCGCGCAGCCTGGGGTCCCACAAGGGTCCTTCCCGGGTCCCGCGCTTTCTCGCCGGCGTTAATGAGCTCCGTCGCGCGCGGCAAAAACAAGGCGCCGGAATGGACACGGCGGCCGGCGGCTGACCGCAGGGCATACATCACGCGGCCGGCCGgctccacccccgccgcccccgcgagGGAGGTTCACCGCTCCTTCCTAAACACATCTGCGCGGCGCCGGGTTAACTCTTTTGAGGCGGTCCCGGCGCCCCTTTTACTGGAGACAGAGGTTATTAATGGGCGCTTCCTTCCGCGGCCGGTCACTTCCTGCACGTGCGCGgccaccgccgcccccgcagccgcccccAACCCGAGACCACCCCCTTCTTGCCTGGGCCCCGACATTCCTCGCCCGCCCCGGACAACGGTGGCGACTTGCGCACGCAGCGGTGTGCGCCCAGACGTAAACGGGCCCCGCCTGGAGAATATATCGCGGCTGGGACAGTTTCTGGAGGGTCTGGAGCCACCGCCGCCTGTCAGCTGA